The Acidobacteriota bacterium genome includes a window with the following:
- a CDS encoding FAD-dependent oxidoreductase, translating into MAIKSLTTDVLIIGAGPAGLTAAIYVARAGKRALVLEGRGGSRLAIPYTIENYPGFRSIDSRELLGLFRGQAVSFGAEIIPGDAVAFSLEGRPKFATIKETVIEAEAIVLATGKPMSRDRLVNGEDRLVGQGVSYCATCDGPLFRGATVAAIGHADDALEDVHALHGMGVKVVWVPGRPGGAAETPAARALEEKGVAIRREGKIREIRGQFRVEDVVVESAGGAEVLPVAAVFIFREVPAGLLFERTGLAVDHKQCVAVDRFQRTNIPGVFAAGDITCGGLQVVSAAGEGCVAGLQALSYLRK; encoded by the coding sequence ATGGCCATCAAGTCGCTCACGACCGATGTCCTCATCATCGGCGCCGGGCCGGCCGGACTGACGGCCGCGATCTACGTCGCCCGGGCCGGCAAGAGGGCCCTCGTCCTCGAGGGCCGCGGCGGCTCGCGCCTGGCCATCCCCTACACGATCGAGAACTATCCCGGCTTCAGGTCCATCGACAGCCGCGAGCTCCTGGGCCTCTTCCGCGGCCAGGCCGTTTCGTTCGGGGCCGAGATCATCCCCGGGGACGCCGTCGCTTTCTCCCTGGAAGGGCGCCCCAAGTTCGCCACGATCAAGGAGACGGTCATCGAGGCCGAGGCGATCGTCCTGGCCACGGGCAAGCCCATGTCCAGGGACCGGCTCGTCAACGGCGAGGACCGTCTCGTCGGCCAGGGCGTCAGCTACTGCGCCACCTGCGACGGCCCTCTTTTCCGCGGGGCGACGGTGGCCGCGATCGGCCACGCCGACGATGCCCTGGAGGACGTCCATGCCCTCCACGGCATGGGCGTCAAGGTCGTCTGGGTGCCCGGCCGGCCCGGCGGGGCGGCGGAGACCCCGGCGGCCCGGGCGCTTGAGGAAAAGGGCGTGGCCATCCGGCGCGAGGGGAAGATCAGGGAGATCCGGGGCCAGTTCCGGGTCGAGGACGTCGTCGTCGAATCGGCCGGCGGGGCGGAGGTCCTGCCCGTGGCCGCGGTCTTCATCTTCCGCGAGGTCCCGGCCGGGCTCCTCTTCGAGCGGACCGGCCTGGCCGTCGACCACAAGCAGTGCGTGGCCGTCGACCGCTTCCAGCGGACCAACATCCCCGGCGTCTTCGCCGCCGGAGACATCACCTGCGGCGGCCTGCAGGTCGTCTCGGCCGCCGGCGAAGGCTGCGTGGCCGGATTGCAGGCCCTGTCCTACCTCAGGAAATGA